The Benincasa hispida cultivar B227 chromosome 11, ASM972705v1, whole genome shotgun sequence genome has a segment encoding these proteins:
- the LOC120091335 gene encoding homeobox-leucine zipper protein HOX11-like has protein sequence MELGLSLGDHPPSNSNKPFGFLSKPLSSSSSSSLMALGFCVGLIGHHSTSASASASVHDDEEDEDEDEDDDNDQKTVLPGSTSGLDPPVQLDLLPLAPVPRSSSSSLPFPWLSHHLMAEVESSERGERVELDVNRVAAAAAEETEDKAVAALSSPNSTVSCFQMEFGVRNGGGIRRKRSWEMEMEITERGGCSRMSDDDDNNASAAAAAARKKLRLSKQQSAFLEESFKEHTTLNPKQKLALAKQLNLRPRQVEVWFQNRRARTKLKQTEVDCEYLRRCCETLTEENRRLQKELQELRALKTSQPFYMQLPATTLTMCPSCERVATATATATTTAPTASVAPKTTTPTPSSALCLANKPKILPFPHLHQAAS, from the exons ATGGAGTTGGGTTTGAGCCTTGGAGATCATCCTCCTTCCAATTCCAATAAGCCATTTGGGTTTCTCTCTAaacctctttcttcttcttcttcttcatctctcATGGCTTTGGGATTTTGTGTTGGTTTAATCGGACATCATTCTACTTCTGCTTCCGCTTCCGCTTCGGTtcatgatgatgaagaagatgaagatgaagatgaagatgatgataatgatcAGAAAACGGTTCTTCCCGGTTCAACTTCCGGTTTGGATCCACCGGTTCAGCTCGATCTTCTTCCTTTGGCTCCTGTTCctcgttcttcttcttcttcccttcctttTCCATGGCTTTCTCATCACT TGATGGCGGAAGTGGAAAGTTCAGAGAGAGGAGAAAGGGTAGAGTTGGATGTGAACAGggtggcggcggcggcggcggaggAGACAGAAGACAAGGCGGTGGCGGCGTTGTCGTCTCCGAACAGTACGGTGTCATGTTTCCAAATGGAATTTGGAGTGAGAAATGGAGGAGGAATTAGAAGGAAGAGATCAtgggaaatggaaatggaaattaCAGAAAGAGGAGGTTGTTCAAGAATGAGTGACGATGACGATAATAATGCCTCTGCTGCTGCGGCGGCTGCTCGTAAAAAGCTCCGACTTTCTAAACAACAATCtgcttttcttgaagaaagCTTCAAAGAACATACCACCCTCAATCCT aAGCAGAAGCTAGCACTAGCCAAGCAGCTAAACCTCCGACCTAGGCAAGTGGAAGTATGGTTTCAAAACAGAAGGGCAAG GACAAAGTTGAAGCAGACAGAAGTAGATTGTGAGTATTTAAGGAGATGCTGTGAGACATTGACAGAAGAGAACAGAAGATTACAAAAAGAACTTCAAGAATTAAGAGCTTTAAAAACTTCTCAGCCTTTTTATATGCAACTTCCAGCCACTACACTCACCATGTGCCCCTCGTGCGAGCGCGTCGCCACTGCCACCGCCACTGCTACCACCACCGCTCCCACCGCCTCCGTTGCCCCTAAAACCACCACCCCCACCCCGTCATCCGCTCTTTGCCTCGCCAACAAACCGAAGATCTTGCCATTTCCTCATTTGCATCAGGCTGCTTCATGA